In a genomic window of Acidobacteriota bacterium:
- a CDS encoding MtrB/PioB family outer membrane beta-barrel protein, with protein sequence MTHKAFIIAGALALAPVAAVAQDAKPVEVTGSFSVGLQQFDNDTNSSKFNEYRDIRDNLSLFSLKLGIDDPTGARYFDLFGTNLTRDDQNLQARGGVYGRWRLGVDWNDTPHLFSNKAQTAFIERGPGLLEVPATIPITFKRLATAAADAPGVRASDDLIAAFQSTYLKPVALRTQVRHGRASFEYTGSDAVTLGITYDLRKRNGTRPGFGPIGDRPPRTLNVQLAEPVDHRTQDVTLTAEHLARTFQVQASYLYSDFANNVDTLVWQNMYTTQAPGADFDVWDRAVSVYGRRPLAPDNRYHHAQVTFGADLPAESRLGLTAGYGRLDQNETLVPYSYHTAIANSVLPQTTANAKMNTMQLGADFTINPAPLLSVRAFLRRYDLDNKTPEAQWQYVTSDTSNLNGTVSYKNKRINLAYEYDRTNFGAEATYRLRPVKGALTFGYEREEVTRAYREGDTSENRLSASLRLRPSRWANARLRYLYADRDGGSYNGTVTQQSYWYAFAEADNDNPQFAFSNHPDMRRYDVSDRKRHQVDATLNLVPRDSLTVAASVRYRTDDYDSGVGPSQPLAGLNVAERQATTPGDQLGLLEDSRLRYAVDVFGMPNDRVTLNAFISWDKGASLMRSIEYNENNKLNPSAIQTAELGPWTRAGSQWSADTDDATATLGAGMTFFTSPGGVSLSLNYTVSLSDVDIAYAGFGVTNWDGTPYPPNHQFAFPATPPTISNDLHVFDARVEIPLVRGVAMTIGYLFERYRLDDWQQSDGQSFFESVGSEFLLRDTSRSHQWGNRLFNLGSYLAPKYTAHVGYAGFSYRF encoded by the coding sequence ATGACGCACAAGGCATTCATCATCGCAGGCGCCCTCGCCCTCGCGCCCGTGGCCGCCGTGGCCCAGGACGCGAAACCCGTCGAAGTCACCGGCTCCTTCTCGGTGGGCCTGCAGCAGTTCGACAACGACACGAACTCGAGCAAGTTCAACGAATATCGCGATATTCGCGACAACCTCTCGCTTTTCTCCCTGAAGCTCGGCATCGACGACCCGACCGGAGCGCGATACTTCGACCTCTTCGGGACCAATCTGACCCGCGACGACCAGAACCTGCAGGCTCGCGGCGGCGTCTACGGCCGGTGGCGCCTCGGGGTCGACTGGAACGACACGCCGCACCTCTTCTCGAACAAGGCACAGACCGCGTTCATCGAGCGCGGTCCCGGGCTCCTCGAGGTGCCGGCGACGATTCCGATTACTTTCAAACGACTGGCGACGGCGGCGGCTGACGCGCCCGGTGTGCGGGCGAGCGACGACCTGATTGCGGCGTTCCAGTCGACCTATCTCAAGCCGGTCGCGTTGAGGACGCAGGTGCGACACGGGCGCGCGAGCTTCGAGTACACCGGGTCGGACGCCGTGACCCTGGGCATCACCTACGATCTTCGTAAGCGGAACGGGACGCGTCCGGGGTTCGGGCCGATCGGCGACAGGCCGCCACGCACGCTCAACGTGCAACTGGCCGAACCCGTCGACCATCGGACGCAGGACGTGACGCTCACGGCCGAACACCTCGCGCGCACGTTCCAGGTCCAGGCGTCGTACCTGTATTCGGACTTCGCCAACAACGTCGACACGCTCGTGTGGCAGAACATGTACACGACGCAGGCCCCCGGGGCCGACTTCGACGTGTGGGACCGCGCGGTGTCGGTTTACGGACGCCGGCCACTCGCGCCCGACAACCGGTACCACCACGCGCAGGTGACGTTTGGCGCCGATCTGCCGGCCGAGAGTCGTCTGGGGTTGACGGCGGGGTACGGGCGGCTCGACCAGAACGAGACACTGGTGCCGTACAGCTACCACACGGCCATCGCCAATTCGGTGCTGCCCCAGACCACGGCCAACGCCAAGATGAACACGATGCAGCTTGGTGCCGACTTCACCATCAACCCGGCGCCGCTGCTCAGCGTGCGGGCGTTCCTGCGTCGCTACGACCTCGACAACAAGACGCCCGAGGCGCAGTGGCAGTACGTGACGTCGGACACGAGCAACCTCAACGGCACCGTCAGCTACAAGAACAAGCGCATCAACCTCGCCTACGAGTACGACCGGACGAACTTCGGGGCCGAGGCCACGTACCGTCTTCGCCCGGTCAAGGGCGCCCTCACGTTCGGGTACGAGCGCGAGGAAGTCACCCGCGCGTATCGCGAAGGCGACACCAGCGAGAACCGGCTGTCGGCGTCGCTGCGGCTCCGGCCATCGCGCTGGGCCAACGCGCGCCTGCGCTATCTCTACGCGGATCGCGACGGCGGCAGCTACAACGGCACGGTGACCCAGCAGAGCTACTGGTACGCGTTTGCCGAGGCCGATAACGACAACCCGCAGTTCGCCTTCAGCAACCATCCGGACATGCGCCGCTACGACGTCTCCGACCGCAAGCGGCACCAGGTGGACGCCACGCTCAACCTCGTGCCGCGAGACAGCCTGACGGTGGCCGCCTCCGTGCGGTATCGGACCGACGATTACGACTCGGGAGTCGGGCCGAGCCAGCCGCTGGCCGGCCTCAACGTTGCGGAGCGCCAGGCGACCACTCCGGGTGACCAGCTTGGACTGCTGGAGGACTCGCGGCTTCGCTACGCCGTCGACGTGTTCGGGATGCCGAACGACCGGGTCACGCTCAACGCCTTCATCAGCTGGGACAAGGGCGCGAGCCTCATGCGGTCGATCGAGTACAACGAGAACAACAAGCTGAACCCGAGCGCCATCCAGACGGCCGAGCTCGGCCCGTGGACCCGGGCCGGGAGCCAGTGGTCGGCAGACACCGACGACGCCACGGCGACGCTCGGCGCGGGGATGACGTTCTTCACCTCGCCAGGCGGCGTCTCGCTGAGTCTGAACTACACGGTGTCGCTCTCGGACGTCGACATCGCCTATGCCGGCTTTGGGGTGACCAATTGGGACGGCACGCCCTACCCACCGAATCACCAGTTCGCGTTCCCCGCGACGCCGCCGACCATCAGCAACGACCTCCACGTCTTCGATGCGCGGGTGGAGATCCCGCTGGTGCGCGGGGTGGCGATGACGATTGGCTACCTCTTCGAGCGCTATCGGCTCGACGACTGGCAGCAGAGCGACGGCCAGTCGTTCTTCGAGTCGGTGGGCAGCGAGTTCCTGCTGCGCGACACGTCGCGCTCGCACCAGTGGGGCAACCGTCTCTTCAACCTGGGCTCGTATCTCGCACCCAAGTACACCGCGCACGTCGGTTACGCGGGCTTCTCGTACCGCTTCTGA
- a CDS encoding DmsE family decaheme c-type cytochrome, whose product MNSRRWLALVGVVSTLALSLGLGSTTAKSVKKPIDWATVHPAYEGATYVNDRDACLTCHEDAMKTFEVTAHGRVFRHDAPSIGGECESCHGPRSKHLEEPSNELAYATLTTAQQSAICQQCHSGGTQFGWKSGAHHAGDVSCGSCHNVMEKRSERALLVKSSQSDVCYTCHAEIRADTMKPSHHPVREGQMECSSCHNVHGATPGLLVKSTLNETCTTCHAEKRGPFLWEHAPVRESCANCHTPHGSNQRFLLTAKDPFLCLSCHSYGGHINLPRYNRTSNPYGHGCMNCHVGTHGSNHPSGAKQMR is encoded by the coding sequence ATGAATTCACGCCGCTGGCTCGCGCTCGTGGGCGTGGTGTCGACGCTCGCGCTGTCGCTCGGGCTGGGGTCGACGACGGCCAAGTCGGTCAAGAAGCCGATCGACTGGGCCACCGTGCACCCCGCCTACGAGGGCGCGACGTACGTCAACGACCGCGACGCGTGCCTGACCTGTCACGAAGACGCGATGAAGACTTTCGAGGTCACGGCACACGGACGGGTGTTCCGTCACGACGCGCCGTCGATTGGAGGTGAGTGCGAGAGCTGCCACGGTCCGAGGAGCAAGCACCTCGAGGAGCCGTCGAACGAGCTCGCGTACGCGACGCTCACGACGGCGCAGCAGTCGGCCATCTGCCAGCAGTGCCACTCGGGCGGCACGCAGTTCGGCTGGAAGAGTGGCGCCCATCACGCCGGTGACGTCAGCTGCGGCTCCTGTCACAACGTCATGGAGAAAAGGAGCGAGCGTGCCCTGCTCGTGAAGTCGTCGCAGAGCGACGTCTGCTACACGTGCCACGCCGAGATCAGGGCCGACACCATGAAGCCGTCGCACCACCCGGTACGCGAAGGGCAGATGGAGTGCTCGAGCTGCCACAACGTGCACGGTGCCACACCTGGCCTGCTCGTGAAATCGACGCTCAACGAGACCTGCACGACGTGCCACGCCGAGAAGCGTGGGCCGTTCCTGTGGGAGCACGCGCCGGTGCGCGAGAGCTGCGCCAACTGTCACACGCCGCACGGGTCGAACCAGCGGTTCCTGCTGACGGCGAAGGACCCGTTCCTCTGCCTGAGCTGCCACAGCTATGGCGGGCACATCAACCTGCCGCGCTACAACCGCACCAGCAACCCGTATGGGCACGGGTGCATGAACTGTCATGTGGGCACTCACGGGTCGAACCACCCGTCGGGCGCCAAGCAGATGAGGTAG